A part of Fusarium oxysporum Fo47 chromosome III, complete sequence genomic DNA contains:
- a CDS encoding Alpha/Beta hydrolase protein, which translates to MLSSLIYLLVGFMPLATQASLVANLDIPAKVAAQYGCKGACYKNFQAGLAADREFYGAIYDDDFYATASNFSSSKPGDVLKFKPINASLLTDIPEGSAAYKLQYVSKDLYGRKVPATGFIAFPYATRRNDHKFPLIAYAHGTSGVFRGCAPSAMPNLYDYNSWSLLIRRGYAVVATDYAGLGNNYTSHQYQASPAQANDVYYSIVAARKLFGASLTSEWMSVGHSQGGGAAWALAESPLLRQNCPVGKYLGTVAQAPGVRLKEMAIAALESDSSSDVTSSRGVLVGWVIIGLRSILPKDKQNWLKPAFRKRLDLATLAQACYASAQALVSDLGVEDIVDFTDPGFLKAIDAMQNFTARGEGKSQQPILVVQGLNDVSVLPEVVEESYRVGCRSRNELHLELYPGMDHDPVIAAASPYFLQWIDDRFAGVTTSGKCTNHTTQPFDAVNMYAPDDTD; encoded by the coding sequence ATGCTTTCCTCTCTGATATACTTGCTGGTAGGCTTTATGCCACTAGCCACCCAAGCCTCACTAGTTGCCAATCTAGACATTCCGGCAAAGGTTGCAGCCCAGTATGGGTGCAAAGGAGCGTGCTACAAAAACTTCCAGGCTGGGTTGGCTGCCGATCGCGAGTTTTATGGTGCCATCTACGACGACGACTTTTATGCCACAGCTTCcaacttctcttcttccaagcCAGGCGACGTTCTCAAGTTCAAGCCTATCAACGCCAGTCTCTTGACCGACATCCCTGAAGGCTCAGCAGCATACAAACTCCAGTACGTGTCCAAGGATCTATACGGAAGGAAGGTTCCGGCCACGGGTTTTATTGCCTTTCCTTATGCTACTCGGAGGAACGATCATAAGTTTCCTCTTATTGCTTACGCACACGGAACTTCTGGTGTGTTCCGTGGGTGCGCCCCCTCGGCGATGCCGAACCTGTATGATTATAACAGCTGGTCACTTCTGATCAGACGAGGGTACGCTGTTGTCGCAACGGACTATGCAGGCTTGGGAAATAACTACACAAGTCACCAGTATCAAGCCTCCCCAGCACAAGCAAACGATGTGTACTATTCTATTGTCGCGGCCCGCAAACTGTTCGGAGCGTCTCTTACAAGTGAATGGATGAGCGTCGGCCATTCTCAAGGTGGCGGTGCTGCCTGGGCGCTGGCCGAGAGTCCACTGCTGCGTCAAAACTGTCCTGTCGGCAAATATCTTGGCACAGTGGCACAGGCACCTGGTGTTCGTCTTAAAGAGATGGCTATCGCTGCCCTTGAGTCAGATTCGTCATCGGACGTCACTTCCTCCCGCGGCGTTCTGGTGGGATGGGTCATAATAGGTCTTCGATCCATCCTCCCCAAGGACAAACAAAATTGGTTGAAGCCTGCATTCCGAAAGCGACTCGACCTTGCAACTCTAGCGCAAGCCTGTTACGCGTCGGCTCAGGCCCTAGTTTCGGATCTTGGCGTGGAAGATATTGTGGACTTTACCGACCCAGGCTTCCTCAAGGCTATCGATGCCATGCAGAACTTCACCGCCAGGGGCGAGGGGAAGAGTCAGCAACCCATTCTGGTTGTGCAAGGACTAAATGATGTTTCAGTCTTGCCGGAAGTGGTCGAAGAATCGTATCGAGTTGGCTGTCGCTCGCGTAATGAGCTGCACCTTGAACTCTACCCTGGCATGGACCATGATCCTGTAATCGCTGCTGCATCGCCCTACTTTCTTCAGTGGATCGATGATCGTTTTGCTGGAGTCACGACAAGTGGTAAATGCACCAACCATACGACCCAACCATTTGATGCTGTCAACATGTACGCTCCGGATGATACTGACTAG